In one window of Oryza sativa Japonica Group chromosome 9, ASM3414082v1 DNA:
- the LOC4346716 gene encoding nudix hydrolase 20, chloroplastic translates to MAATAASSLSAAAAAARRSFPSRLRLLARRRRLPFSSTASFSAAAPPAAAASFGWEDALRVAADDRRGDESDLSGYSRKVDTCNRGMDKKGEFVAFMVEDQVVGYIHQGFVEHLRDFRDVFTIASGSNGSNNVEHVTLHSSLRTPDERTNAVGSVIRSLGDLIPGIRNELYPITSSYGMPVYFSLERAAAPYFGIKAYGVHMNGYVEKEGQKFLWIAKRSDTKQTFPGMLDHLVAGGLPYGISCEENVIKECEEEAGIPRSISSNATSVGAISYMDIEGFRYKRDVLFCYDLKLPPDFVPNNEDGEVGSFRLIPVPHAANIIRRTHFFKPNCNLVIIDFLFRHGYINPDYHGYLKLLQSLRRGDCS, encoded by the exons ATGGCCGCtacggccgcctcctccctgtccgccgccgccgccgccgctcgccggagcttcCCCTCCCGCCTCCGACTCctagcacgccgccgccgcctcccgttctcgtccaccgcctccttctccgccgctgCGCCACCGGCTGCCGCGGCGAGCTTCGGCTGGGAGGACGCCCTccgggtcgccgccgacgaccggcGGGGCGACGAGTCCGACCTCTCCGGGTACTCCCGGAAGGTCGACACCTGCAACCGAGGAATG GACAAGAAGGGGGAGTTCGTGGCGTTCATGGTGGAGGATCAGGTTGTGGGGTATATCCACCAAGG TTTTGTTGAACATCTAAGAGACTTCCGTGATGTTTTTACCATTGCCTCGGGCAGCAATGGAAGCAATAATGTTGAACATGTGACTCTCCATTCATCTCTAAGGACTCCAGATGAACGAACAAATGCTGTTGGAAGTGTCATAAGAAGTCTAGGAGATCTGATTCCAGGTATTCGAAATGAG CTCTATCCAATAACATCATCTTATGGCATGCCTGTGTACTTCTCTCTGGAACGTGCTGCTGCCCCCTACTTTGGTATAAAG GCTTATGGAGTTCATATGAATGGGTATGTTGAGAAGGAGGGCCAGAAATTTCTTTGGATTGCTAAGAGAAGTGATACGAAGCAGACCTTTCCAGGAATGCTTGATCATCTTGTTGCAGGTGGCCTG ccatatggaatctcctgTGAAGAGAATGTTATCAAGGAATgtgaagaggaagcaggaatcCCAAGATCCATTTCAAGCAA TGCTACCTCTGTTGGAGCGATCTCTTACATGGATATTGAAGGGTTTAGATACAAAAGGGATGTTCTCTTCTGTTATGACCTTAAACTTCCTCCAGATTTTGTTCCTAATAATGAAG ATGGAGAGGTTGGTAGCTTCAGATTAATCCCTGTACCACATGCTGCAAATATTATCCGGAGGACACATTTTTTCAAGCCAAATTGCAACCTTGTGATTATTGACTTCCTCTTCCGTCATGG GTATATAAACCCAGATTACCATGGCTACCTAAAGCTGCTGCAAAGCTTGAGGAGAGGTGATTGCTCGTAG
- the LOC4346719 gene encoding uncharacterized protein isoform X2: MVASGNNTAAPLANTLPAVINPLLLATACTGSPKGLDLLLNSKVAAGDQRVLPFALGSQRFRDLISAYTSSDRSSLATPTQRIPPHDDPEALLAEMLMLEGVAVDGDTVLHAVATYGENDDFQKCAQTMCSKARQLLFKQNKNGDTPLHCAARAGKSQMVSCLIDLARGGGGDGNSSSSSSNNGGSTDRVKELLETENELKETALHEAVRIGDNAMVELLLQEYPELASFPKDGTSPLFLAILLQENIIVETLYSKSNKKLSYSGQKGQNALHAAVLRGTDVTRKILKWNKNLSTERDEKGSTPLHFAAAKYFDVVRTQLGLIRPFFAAAALRQSRGSVCWLVLDANPAALYQADHDGLYPIHVAASVGAVGSIAIFVDASPSCAGLRDAKRRTFLHVAVERGQIDVAGYACSNRLLSWVLNMRDAEGNTALHLAVQAGSLRMFSVLFGNRQVRLNLTNNNGETPLDISRYKIPRGMYYGQ, translated from the exons ATGGTGGCGTCGGGCAACAACACGGCAGCACCGCTGGCGAATACGCTCCCGGCGGTCATTAATCCCCTACTGCTAGCAACGGCCTGCACTGGCTCTCCCAAGGGACTGGATCTTCTTCTCAACAGCAAGGTTGCAGCAGGTGATCAACGAGTGCTACCATTCGCACTTGGAAGCCAGAGATTTCGTGACCTGATATCAGCATATACCTCCAGCGACAGATCCTCCTTAGCGACGCCGACGCAGCGAATCCCTCCTCATGACGACCCAGAAGCACTTTTGGCAGAGATGCTGATGCTGGAAGGGGTCGCAGTTGATGGGGACACCGTGCTTCACGCGGTGGCCACCTATGGCGAGAATGATGACTTTCAGAAGTGTGCTCAAACTATGTGCAGCAAGGCGAGGCAGCTCCTCTTCAAGCAAAACAAGAACGGTGACACGCCCCTGCACTGCGCTGCACGGGCAGGTAAATCCCAAATGGTCTCTTGCCTCATTGATCTGGccagaggcggtggcggcgacggcaacagcagcagcagcagcagcaacaatggCGGGAGTACGGACAGAGTGAAGGAACTGCTGGAAACGGAAAACGAGCTTAAGGAGACGGCCTTGCATGAGGCTGTTCGCATTGGGGATAATGCTATGGTCGAGCTGCTACTGCAGGAGTATCCCGAGCTGGCCAGTTTTCCAAAAGACGGCACCTCACCTTTGTTCTTAGCCATCTTGCTGCAGGAGAACATCATCGTGGAGACGCTGTACAGTAAGAGCAACAAGAAGCTTTCTTACTCTGGACAAAAGGGACAAAATGCTCTTCATGCTGCTGTCCTCCGAGGCACAG ATGTCACTAGGAAGATACTGAAATGGAACAAGAATCTTAGCACGGAAAGGGATGAGAAGGGCAGTACGCCCCTTCACTTTGCGGCGGCCAAGTATTTCGATGTTGTGCGAACCCAGCTGGGACTGATCAGGCCGTTCTTCGCGGCTGCGGCGCTGAGACAATCGCGAGGAAGCGTGTGCTGGCTCGTCCTGGATGCTAATCCGGCCGCGCTGTACCAAGCCGACCATGACGGGTTGTACCCGATACATGTAGCAGCCTCGGTGGGCGCCGTAGGCTCCATCGCCATCTTCGTCGACGCGTCGCCCAGCTGCGCCGGCCTGCGCGACGCCAAGCGGAGGACTTTCCTTCACGTTGCCGTCGAGAGAGGGCAGATCGACGTCGCCGGTTATGCTTGCAGCAACAGGCTGCTGTCATGGGTTCTGAACATGCGAGACGCCGAGGGGAACACTGCCCTGCACCTTGCTGTGCAGGCCGGGAGCCTCCGAATGTTCTCCGTGCTGTTCGGGAATCGCCAGGTACGCTTGAACTTGACCAATAACAATGGGGAAACTCCTCTAGATATATCACGGTACAAGATCCCCAGAGGAATGTACTACGGTCAG TGA
- the LOC4346719 gene encoding ankyrin repeat-containing protein At2g01680 isoform X1 — protein sequence MVASGNNTAAPLANTLPAVINPLLLATACTGSPKGLDLLLNSKVAAGDQRVLPFALGSQRFRDLISAYTSSDRSSLATPTQRIPPHDDPEALLAEMLMLEGVAVDGDTVLHAVATYGENDDFQKCAQTMCSKARQLLFKQNKNGDTPLHCAARAGKSQMVSCLIDLARGGGGDGNSSSSSSNNGGSTDRVKELLETENELKETALHEAVRIGDNAMVELLLQEYPELASFPKDGTSPLFLAILLQENIIVETLYSKSNKKLSYSGQKGQNALHAAVLRGTDVTRKILKWNKNLSTERDEKGSTPLHFAAAKYFDVVRTQLGLIRPFFAAAALRQSRGSVCWLVLDANPAALYQADHDGLYPIHVAASVGAVGSIAIFVDASPSCAGLRDAKRRTFLHVAVERGQIDVAGYACSNRLLSWVLNMRDAEGNTALHLAVQAGSLRMFSVLFGNRQVRLNLTNNNGETPLDISRYKIPRGMYYGQNSEPKIHDSLALAGATNGSCRLDHFQQSYTQLTKHDEKEESDKVRDSTQTLAIGSVLLATVTFGATFALPGGYRADDHVNGGTPTLAGRYTFHAFIMANTFALIFAAIATIGLMYSGSPLFNSRSRKTYLVTALYCMETSVACLIATFAVGLYMVLAPVAHKTAIAICVLSPVVLLSKNMEFWVKWALLAAPLYNRMGLLWAMRNFASVLLKNTLYECWPFILIFSWAAYARNS from the exons ATGGTGGCGTCGGGCAACAACACGGCAGCACCGCTGGCGAATACGCTCCCGGCGGTCATTAATCCCCTACTGCTAGCAACGGCCTGCACTGGCTCTCCCAAGGGACTGGATCTTCTTCTCAACAGCAAGGTTGCAGCAGGTGATCAACGAGTGCTACCATTCGCACTTGGAAGCCAGAGATTTCGTGACCTGATATCAGCATATACCTCCAGCGACAGATCCTCCTTAGCGACGCCGACGCAGCGAATCCCTCCTCATGACGACCCAGAAGCACTTTTGGCAGAGATGCTGATGCTGGAAGGGGTCGCAGTTGATGGGGACACCGTGCTTCACGCGGTGGCCACCTATGGCGAGAATGATGACTTTCAGAAGTGTGCTCAAACTATGTGCAGCAAGGCGAGGCAGCTCCTCTTCAAGCAAAACAAGAACGGTGACACGCCCCTGCACTGCGCTGCACGGGCAGGTAAATCCCAAATGGTCTCTTGCCTCATTGATCTGGccagaggcggtggcggcgacggcaacagcagcagcagcagcagcaacaatggCGGGAGTACGGACAGAGTGAAGGAACTGCTGGAAACGGAAAACGAGCTTAAGGAGACGGCCTTGCATGAGGCTGTTCGCATTGGGGATAATGCTATGGTCGAGCTGCTACTGCAGGAGTATCCCGAGCTGGCCAGTTTTCCAAAAGACGGCACCTCACCTTTGTTCTTAGCCATCTTGCTGCAGGAGAACATCATCGTGGAGACGCTGTACAGTAAGAGCAACAAGAAGCTTTCTTACTCTGGACAAAAGGGACAAAATGCTCTTCATGCTGCTGTCCTCCGAGGCACAG ATGTCACTAGGAAGATACTGAAATGGAACAAGAATCTTAGCACGGAAAGGGATGAGAAGGGCAGTACGCCCCTTCACTTTGCGGCGGCCAAGTATTTCGATGTTGTGCGAACCCAGCTGGGACTGATCAGGCCGTTCTTCGCGGCTGCGGCGCTGAGACAATCGCGAGGAAGCGTGTGCTGGCTCGTCCTGGATGCTAATCCGGCCGCGCTGTACCAAGCCGACCATGACGGGTTGTACCCGATACATGTAGCAGCCTCGGTGGGCGCCGTAGGCTCCATCGCCATCTTCGTCGACGCGTCGCCCAGCTGCGCCGGCCTGCGCGACGCCAAGCGGAGGACTTTCCTTCACGTTGCCGTCGAGAGAGGGCAGATCGACGTCGCCGGTTATGCTTGCAGCAACAGGCTGCTGTCATGGGTTCTGAACATGCGAGACGCCGAGGGGAACACTGCCCTGCACCTTGCTGTGCAGGCCGGGAGCCTCCGAATGTTCTCCGTGCTGTTCGGGAATCGCCAGGTACGCTTGAACTTGACCAATAACAATGGGGAAACTCCTCTAGATATATCACGGTACAAGATCCCCAGAGGAATGTACTACGGTCAG AACAGTGAACCAAAAATACACGATTCGCTCGCACTCGCCGGGGCTACCAACGGCTCTTGTCGTTTGGATCATTTTCAGCAGAGTTATACTCAGCTGACCAAGCATGATGAAAAGGAGGAATCAGATAAGGTGAGagattcgacacaaactctagcAATCGGCTCAGTTCTGCTGGCGACTGTGACGTTCGGTGCGACTTTCGCTCTGCCTGGAGGCTACAGAGCCGATGATCACGTCAACGGAGGTACACCAACACTTGCAGGGAGGTATACCTTTCATGCCTTCATCATGGCCAACACATTTGCACTTATCTTCGCCGCCATAGCTACCATTGGGCTCATGTACTCTGGATCCCCACTGTTCAACTCAAGGAGCCGCAAGACCTACTTGGTTACAGCCTTGTACTGCATGGAGACCTCGGTCGCCTGCTTGATTGCTACCTTCGCAGTGGGTTTGTATATGGTGCTAGCTCCGGTTGCTCACAAGACTGCCATAGCAATATGTGTCCTCAGCCCCGTTGTCCTGCTAAGCAAGAACATGGAGTTTTGGGTGAAGTGGGCCCTTCTTGCAGCACCACTATATAACAGAATGGGGCTACTATGGGCAATGCGAAACTTCGCTTCAGTACTACTGAAAAATACTCTATACGAGTGTTGGCCCTTCATATTGATCTTTAGTTGGGCCGCATATGCAAGGAACAGCTAG